Within Streptomyces roseirectus, the genomic segment CTCGACGGCGTCGACGGGGAACCCGGCGGTCACGAGGTGCGGCACCAGCGCGGAGGGCCGGGCCTCCTTGACCTGGAGGATCAGCGGCTCGCCCCGGTGGTCGAGGAGGAGGACGACGTACGACCGCGTTCCCACACTCCCCGTGCCGACGATGCGGAAGGCGACGTCGTGGACGGAGTGGCGGGCCAGCAGCGGGAGGCGGTCCTCGGAGAGCGTCGCGACGTAGGACTCCAGCGCGGAGACGACGGCCGCCGCCTCCGCGTCACCGACCCGCCGCAGCACGGGCGGCGCGTCGACGAACCGGCGTCCCCCGTCCTCCGTCGGCTCCGTCGACTTCGCCGCGAACCGCCCGCTCGTGTTGGCGCGGGCCTTCTGGGAGACGCGTTCCAGGGTGCCCAGCAGATCGCGGGCGTCGCTGTGCGAGACCAACTCCTCGTCGGCGATGGCGTTCCACGCGTCGAGGACGGGCAGCCTGGCCAGCAGCCGCATCGTGCGCCGGTAGGCGCCGACCGTGTCGTGGGCGGCCTCGCGGCACGTGTCCTCGTCGGCCCCGGCCTCGCGCCCCGCGAGCACCAGGGACGCGGCGAGCCGCTTGAGGTCCCACTCCCACGGTCCGACGACCGTCTCGTCGAAGTCGTTGAGGTCGATCACCAGTCGCCCGCGCGCGTCCCCGTACAGGCCGAAGTTCGCCGCGTGCGCGTCGCCGCAGATCTGGGCCGCGATCCTCGTCGACGGCGTGCGCGCCAGGTCGTGGGCCATGAGCCCGGCGGAACCGCGCAGGAACGCGAACGGCGACGCCGCCATCCGCCCCACCCTTATCGGCGCCAGCTCCGCGATCCGCCCGCGGTTGGACTCCTCGACGACCGCGACGACGTCGGGCCGCCCGGCGTCCGCCTCGAAC encodes:
- a CDS encoding DUF2252 domain-containing protein, translated to MSGVRIPRVAGFAEWGGGAGESPKEAGKGLRRAVPRTAHAGFEADAGRPDVVAVVEESNRGRIAELAPIRVGRMAASPFAFLRGSAGLMAHDLARTPSTRIAAQICGDAHAANFGLYGDARGRLVIDLNDFDETVVGPWEWDLKRLAASLVLAGREAGADEDTCREAAHDTVGAYRRTMRLLARLPVLDAWNAIADEELVSHSDARDLLGTLERVSQKARANTSGRFAAKSTEPTEDGGRRFVDAPPVLRRVGDAEAAAVVSALESYVATLSEDRLPLLARHSVHDVAFRIVGTGSVGTRSYVVLLLDHRGEPLILQVKEARPSALVPHLVTAGFPVDAVEHEGRRVVLGQKRMQVVSDVLLGWTTVEGRPFQVRQFRNRKGSVDPSALAVDQLDDYARMTGALLARAHSHSADPRLIAGYCGKSEELDEALATFAVTYANQTEADHGALVKAVGEGKVAAETGV